CTGGAGAGCGATCTGGCCGCGCTCGGCCAGCTGCAACAGGTGGTGGTCGCGCCCAACGTGGCGCGCAGCGAGGACCATAGCCTGCAGATGGTTGGCGCGGCGGCGGCAGAGTATCTGCTTTCACGCCTAAAGGATGGTGATGTGATTGCCATCACCGGTGGCAAAGGCGTCAGCGCGTTAGTTGACGCCCTGCAGCCGACGCGAAAGTACGACGTGCAGGTGGTGCCTGCCCTGGGCTGCGTGCAAGGCAAACACTACACCGATGTTAATCATGTGGCATCGGAAATGGCCGCGCGGCTTGGCGGGCACGCCTGGCAGATCCACGCCCCGCTGTTTACCGATTCTGCCGACGAACGCGACATGCTGATGGGCATCAGCGCCGTCGAACAGGTGCTGGATAAAGCGCGCAATGCCACGCTGGCGGTGGTGGGATTAGGATCGATTCATAGCGACAGTTCCAGCTATTACGATCTCAACCTGGCGGCACGCCACGCTTCGGCCAGCATCGAAACCAGCGGTGCGCGCAGTGAACTGTTAGCCTGGCTGCTGGATGCCAACGGCCAGCCCGCCCCGTTTGACGCCAACCGTCGTTTAGTCGGACTGACCTTGCCCGAACTGCAGCGCATTCCCTTTTCCATGGCCGTGGTGGCCGGGCGTGACAAAGTCGACCCGATTCACTGCGCCCTGCACGGTCAGTGGCTGCAAGGGATAGTCACTGATGAATCCACTGCGGCTGGCGTACTGGAACTGGCCATCAGCCGAGGAGCGAACCATGAGTAATAGGCAAACGCGCGAACAGCGTCTGAGCGCCCTGCGCCAGCGGTCTTCCACGCCGGTGTTGATTGTCGGCGGCGGCATTAACGGCATCAGTACCTTCCGTGAACTGGCGCTGCAAGGTATTCCGGCGATTCTGGTGGAGAAAGGCGACTGGTGCCAGGCGGCCAGCGGTGCGCTGTCGCGCATGATCCACGGTGGATTGCGTTATCTGGAAACCGGCGAGTTTACGCTGGTGAAAGAGTCGGTCACCGAGCGCGATCGCCTGTTAAAAAATGCCTCGCACTATGTCTTTCCGCTGCGCACCACGGTGCCGATCGACAATCTCGCGGGGGGGTTAATCAACGCCACGCGCCGCTTTCTGCGACTCAGTGATAAACCAGCGCGGCGCGGTGCATTGCTGATTAAAACCGGGCTCAGCCTGTACGACATCTACACCCGCCAGTATGGTTCGATGCCGAAGCATCAGGTGCGTAATGAAGCCGCCACGCGCGATCGCTGGCCGGGATTCGCGCCCTGGG
The sequence above is drawn from the Pantoea nemavictus genome and encodes:
- a CDS encoding sugar-binding transcriptional regulator, producing the protein MEFASEHPAFHSARQIYQVLVMYYLDGKKQSDIAVETGLSVASVNRLIRQGKESGMVEITIKSPWLSAHQLESDLAALGQLQQVVVAPNVARSEDHSLQMVGAAAAEYLLSRLKDGDVIAITGGKGVSALVDALQPTRKYDVQVVPALGCVQGKHYTDVNHVASEMAARLGGHAWQIHAPLFTDSADERDMLMGISAVEQVLDKARNATLAVVGLGSIHSDSSSYYDLNLAARHASASIETSGARSELLAWLLDANGQPAPFDANRRLVGLTLPELQRIPFSMAVVAGRDKVDPIHCALHGQWLQGIVTDESTAAGVLELAISRGANHE